A single Cellulomonas sp. SLBN-39 DNA region contains:
- the murI gene encoding glutamate racemase, giving the protein MNDAPIGIFDSGVGGLTVARAILDQLPAESTLYIGDTLNSPYGPKPLAAVRAHALEIMDDLVDAGVKMLVIACNSASAAMLRDARERYTLRRGLPVVEVILPAARRAVAATRNGRIGVIGTRATVESRAYDDAFAVAGVELVSQACPRFVELVEAGVTSGPDVLAVAHEYLDPVRAAGVDTLVLGCTHYPLLTGAISYVMGEEVTLVSSAEETAKDVYRTLVAHDLERDPAAGPATHRFLATGDPAGFATLARRFLGPEVEAVEPRGALR; this is encoded by the coding sequence GTGAACGACGCCCCGATCGGCATCTTCGACTCCGGCGTCGGGGGGCTCACGGTGGCGCGGGCGATCCTCGACCAGCTGCCCGCCGAGTCCACGCTGTACATCGGCGACACCCTGAACAGCCCGTACGGGCCCAAGCCGCTCGCCGCGGTGCGCGCGCACGCGCTCGAGATCATGGACGACCTCGTCGACGCGGGCGTGAAGATGCTCGTCATCGCGTGCAACAGCGCGTCGGCGGCGATGCTGCGCGACGCCCGCGAGCGGTACACGCTGCGCCGCGGCCTGCCCGTGGTCGAGGTGATCCTGCCCGCGGCCCGGCGCGCCGTGGCCGCGACCCGGAACGGGCGCATCGGGGTCATCGGCACCCGGGCCACGGTCGAGTCCCGGGCGTACGACGACGCGTTCGCCGTGGCGGGCGTCGAGCTCGTCTCGCAGGCGTGCCCGCGGTTCGTCGAGCTCGTCGAGGCCGGGGTGACGTCGGGCCCCGACGTGCTCGCGGTCGCGCACGAGTACCTCGACCCGGTGCGCGCCGCCGGCGTCGACACCCTCGTGCTGGGCTGCACGCACTACCCGCTGCTGACCGGTGCCATCTCGTACGTCATGGGGGAGGAGGTCACCCTGGTGTCGAGCGCCGAGGAGACCGCCAAGGACGTCTACCGCACGCTCGTCGCGCACGACCTCGAGCGCGACCCGGCCGCCGGGCCGGCGACCCACCGCTTCCTCGCCACGGGTGACCCCGCAGGGTTCGCGACGCTCGCGCGTCGGTTCCTGGGCCCCGAGGTCGAGGCGGTGGAGCCGCGGGGAGCGCTGCGGTGA
- the clpS gene encoding ATP-dependent Clp protease adapter ClpS: MLPDQAADEEAGVADAWVTLVWNDPVNLMSYVTYVFESYFGYPRPKAEKLMRQVHEEGRAAVSTGTREQMEVDVQAMHGFGLWATLQRGGE, encoded by the coding sequence GTGCTCCCGGACCAGGCCGCCGACGAGGAGGCCGGCGTCGCCGACGCCTGGGTCACGCTCGTCTGGAACGACCCCGTGAACCTCATGTCGTACGTCACCTACGTCTTCGAGTCGTACTTCGGCTACCCGCGGCCCAAGGCGGAGAAGCTCATGCGCCAGGTGCACGAGGAGGGCCGGGCCGCGGTGTCGACGGGCACGCGCGAGCAGATGGAGGTCGACGTGCAGGCCATGCACGGGTTCGGGCTGTGGGCGACGCTCCAGCGGGGCGGCGAGTGA
- a CDS encoding nicotinate phosphoribosyltransferase, whose product MTDTARPASPSTALLTDRYELTMLQAALADGTADRRCVFEVFTRRLPAGRRYGVLAGTGRLLEVLEDFRFGAEELAWLADERVVDDRTLDYLAGYRFGGDVVGYAEGEAFFPQSPVLVVEGTFAEAVLLETLVLSVLNFDSAVASAASRMTSAAVDRPCLEMGARRAHEHAAVAAARAAVVAGFAGTSNLEAGRRWGLPTIGTAAHAFTLLHDDEEQAFASQVRSSGAGTTLLVDTYDVRRGVERALAAAGTGLGAVRLDSGDLGVLAHEVRAQLDAAGAHGTRIVVTSDLDEYAIAALAVAPVDTYGVGTSLVTGSGSPTCGMVYKLVAREDDAGVMRPVAKASRAKTSVGGRKAAARRLDEDGRAVEEVLVTGPDDRVARWSRGDGAVPADLRPLHVDLVRDGTVVDGRTGRAGVAAAVARHRASRDELPRGARRLSADEAAVPTTTWHLDA is encoded by the coding sequence ATGACCGACACGGCCCGCCCGGCCTCGCCCAGCACCGCGCTGCTGACCGACCGCTACGAGCTGACCATGCTGCAGGCCGCCCTGGCCGACGGCACCGCCGACCGGCGCTGCGTGTTCGAGGTGTTCACGCGCCGCCTGCCCGCCGGCCGCCGGTACGGGGTGCTCGCGGGCACCGGGCGGCTGCTGGAGGTGCTCGAGGACTTCCGGTTCGGCGCCGAGGAGCTCGCGTGGCTGGCCGACGAGCGGGTCGTCGACGACCGCACGCTGGACTACCTGGCCGGCTACCGGTTCGGCGGCGACGTCGTCGGGTACGCCGAGGGCGAGGCGTTCTTCCCGCAGTCGCCGGTGCTCGTCGTCGAGGGCACCTTCGCCGAGGCGGTGCTGCTGGAGACCCTCGTGCTGTCGGTGCTGAACTTCGACTCCGCGGTCGCCTCGGCGGCCTCCCGCATGACCAGCGCGGCCGTCGACCGCCCGTGCCTGGAGATGGGCGCCCGGCGCGCGCACGAGCACGCCGCCGTCGCCGCGGCCCGTGCGGCGGTCGTCGCGGGCTTCGCGGGCACGTCGAACCTTGAGGCGGGACGCCGGTGGGGCCTGCCGACGATCGGCACCGCCGCGCACGCCTTCACGCTGCTGCACGACGACGAGGAGCAGGCGTTCGCGTCGCAGGTCCGCTCGTCCGGCGCGGGCACCACGCTGCTCGTCGACACCTACGACGTGCGCCGCGGCGTGGAGCGGGCGCTCGCGGCCGCGGGCACGGGGCTGGGTGCGGTGCGCCTGGACTCCGGCGACCTGGGCGTGCTGGCCCACGAGGTCCGTGCCCAGCTCGACGCGGCGGGCGCCCACGGCACCCGCATCGTCGTGACGTCGGACCTGGACGAGTACGCGATCGCGGCGCTCGCCGTGGCGCCGGTCGACACGTACGGCGTCGGGACCTCGCTGGTCACCGGCTCGGGCTCGCCCACGTGCGGCATGGTCTACAAGCTCGTCGCCCGCGAGGACGACGCCGGCGTCATGCGGCCCGTGGCCAAGGCGTCCCGGGCCAAGACCAGCGTGGGCGGCCGCAAGGCCGCGGCGCGGCGCCTCGACGAGGACGGGCGTGCCGTGGAGGAGGTGCTGGTCACCGGGCCGGACGACCGGGTCGCGCGGTGGTCGCGGGGCGACGGCGCCGTGCCCGCCGACCTGCGCCCCCTGCACGTGGACCTCGTGCGCGACGGCACGGTGGTCGACGGCCGGACCGGACGTGCGGGCGTCGCCGCGGCCGTCGCCCGGCACCGGGCGTCGCGCGACGAGCTGCCGCGCGGTGCCCGCCGGCTGTCCGCCGACGAGGCCGCCGTGCCGACGACGACCTGGCACCTGGACGCCTGA
- a CDS encoding DUF2017 domain-containing protein, whose amino-acid sequence MRAFREQQGRYVAELDATEREVVASVLADVAELLGAGRLEDGPAEPDAGPDGPAGADAALWTVRIAPVEPPTDPAVRRLLPDASRDDDEVAAEFRRLTEDDLRARKIARLRALWTVVAHGEPGWPDDALVVDPARAGDVAATLTDVRLVLADRLGVRTDADAQALHASDAADGDDARAYLVALYDALSWLQESLVAVMLAAPGPEHPGRGRSAG is encoded by the coding sequence ATGCGCGCGTTCCGGGAGCAGCAGGGTCGGTACGTCGCCGAGCTCGACGCCACCGAGCGCGAGGTCGTGGCGTCGGTGCTCGCCGACGTCGCCGAGCTGCTCGGCGCGGGCCGGCTTGAGGACGGTCCGGCCGAGCCCGACGCGGGTCCCGACGGCCCGGCAGGTGCCGACGCCGCGCTGTGGACCGTGCGGATCGCCCCGGTCGAGCCGCCCACGGACCCGGCGGTGCGGCGCCTGCTGCCGGACGCGTCGCGCGACGACGACGAGGTCGCCGCCGAGTTCCGGCGCCTGACCGAGGACGACCTGCGCGCCCGCAAGATCGCCCGGCTGCGCGCGCTGTGGACGGTCGTCGCGCACGGGGAGCCCGGGTGGCCGGACGACGCGCTGGTCGTCGACCCCGCCCGGGCCGGTGACGTGGCGGCGACCCTCACCGACGTGCGCCTGGTGCTCGCCGACCGGCTGGGCGTGCGCACCGACGCCGACGCGCAGGCCCTGCACGCGTCGGACGCGGCCGACGGCGACGACGCCCGCGCCTACCTCGTGGCGCTGTACGACGCCCTGTCGTGGCTGCAGGAGTCCCTCGTCGCTGTGATGCTCGCCGCACCGGGACCGGAGCACCCGGGGCGGGGCCGGTCGGCGGGCTAG
- the nagB gene encoding glucosamine-6-phosphate deaminase, with protein sequence MEVVIAPVARLAQLAADAVERLLAARPDAVLGLATGSSPLAVYDELARRHAEQGLSFARARGFLLDEYVGLPADHPQRYRTVIEAELVSRVDLPSEAVQGPDGLAADLPAACAAYERAIADAGGVDLQVLGVGTDGHVAFNEPGSSLASRTRIKTLTRQTREDNARFFDGDVEAVPTHCLTQGLGTVLEARHLVLVATGRHKAQAVHQLVEGPVTALWPGSVLQMHPHVTVLVDDAAASRLQLADHYRQTWADKPSWQTI encoded by the coding sequence ATGGAGGTCGTCATCGCGCCGGTGGCGCGGCTGGCGCAGCTCGCGGCGGACGCGGTCGAGCGGCTGCTGGCGGCGCGCCCGGACGCCGTGCTGGGCCTGGCGACGGGCTCGAGCCCGCTGGCCGTGTACGACGAGCTCGCGCGGCGGCACGCCGAGCAGGGGCTGTCGTTCGCCCGTGCGCGCGGGTTCCTGCTCGACGAGTACGTGGGCCTGCCCGCGGACCACCCGCAGCGGTACCGCACCGTGATCGAGGCCGAGCTCGTCTCGCGCGTCGACCTGCCGTCGGAGGCCGTGCAGGGCCCTGACGGCCTGGCGGCGGACCTCCCGGCGGCCTGCGCCGCGTACGAGCGCGCCATCGCCGACGCCGGAGGCGTGGACCTGCAGGTGCTCGGCGTGGGCACGGACGGGCACGTGGCGTTCAACGAGCCGGGCTCGTCGCTGGCCTCGCGCACGCGCATCAAGACCCTCACGCGCCAGACGCGCGAGGACAACGCCCGGTTCTTCGACGGCGACGTCGAGGCCGTGCCTACGCACTGCCTGACCCAGGGCCTGGGCACGGTGCTGGAGGCCCGGCACCTGGTGCTCGTCGCGACCGGCCGGCACAAGGCGCAGGCGGTGCACCAGCTCGTCGAGGGGCCGGTGACCGCGCTGTGGCCGGGCTCGGTGCTGCAGATGCACCCGCACGTGACCGTCCTGGTCGACGACGCCGCGGCGAGCCGGCTCCAGCTGGCCGACCACTACCGGCAGACGTGGGCCGACAAGCCGTCCTGGCAGACGATCTGA
- a CDS encoding extracellular solute-binding protein has translation MGGNPNVKILRFAAVGAAAALVLTACSSGSTGGGATDDAEGAEIRVWLVGTDTPDAARELLVETFEEQNPGSTLVIEEQAWDGLVDKLTTALSGSDSPDVVEVGNTQAPTFTSAGFFAPLDDAREDLGGDDLLPGFVEVGTWDGTLYAAPYYAGSRVVFYSEQLLGDAEVPTTLDEYVDAAKAATTDDHSGVWFPGQDWYNMLPFVWENGGFVAEQGADGTWEAGFSSEGGIAGLEQVQDLFENASLAPKDGDETNLQVPFCEGATTFLSAPSWMKWSIVAEEDAEVPGCASTYGSDLHAFALPGADGGAAEVFAGGSNVAVAARSAHPDLATSALEIMLSDEYQTILAENGLIPARVSLASALPDDEITQAAATAAASSRLTPASPKWGDVEAQKVIQDALVQIAQGGDVTEIAEELDATIESILNG, from the coding sequence ATGGGAGGAAACCCCAACGTGAAGATCCTACGTTTCGCGGCCGTCGGTGCGGCGGCGGCGCTCGTGCTCACGGCGTGCTCGTCCGGCTCGACCGGCGGCGGCGCGACCGACGACGCGGAGGGCGCCGAGATCCGCGTCTGGCTCGTCGGCACCGACACGCCCGACGCGGCGCGCGAGCTCCTCGTCGAGACCTTCGAGGAGCAGAACCCCGGCTCGACCCTCGTCATCGAGGAGCAGGCCTGGGACGGCCTCGTCGACAAGCTCACCACCGCGCTGTCCGGCTCGGACAGCCCCGACGTCGTCGAGGTCGGCAACACCCAGGCGCCGACGTTCACGTCCGCCGGTTTCTTCGCCCCCCTGGACGACGCCCGCGAGGACCTCGGCGGCGACGACCTGCTGCCCGGCTTCGTCGAGGTCGGCACGTGGGACGGCACGCTCTACGCGGCGCCGTACTACGCGGGCTCGCGCGTCGTGTTCTACAGCGAGCAGCTGCTGGGCGACGCCGAGGTCCCCACCACGCTCGACGAGTACGTCGACGCCGCCAAGGCGGCCACGACCGACGACCACTCCGGCGTCTGGTTCCCCGGCCAGGACTGGTACAACATGCTCCCGTTCGTCTGGGAGAACGGCGGCTTCGTCGCCGAGCAGGGCGCGGACGGCACCTGGGAGGCGGGCTTCTCCTCGGAGGGCGGCATCGCCGGGCTCGAGCAGGTCCAGGACCTCTTCGAGAACGCGTCGCTCGCACCCAAGGACGGTGACGAGACCAACCTGCAGGTGCCGTTCTGCGAGGGCGCGACCACGTTCCTCTCGGCGCCCAGCTGGATGAAGTGGTCCATCGTCGCCGAGGAGGACGCCGAGGTCCCCGGCTGCGCCTCGACCTACGGCTCCGACCTGCACGCGTTCGCGCTGCCCGGTGCCGACGGCGGTGCGGCCGAGGTCTTCGCCGGCGGCTCCAACGTCGCCGTCGCGGCCAGGTCCGCGCACCCCGACCTGGCCACGTCCGCGCTGGAGATCATGCTCTCGGACGAGTACCAGACGATCCTCGCGGAGAACGGCCTGATCCCGGCCAGGGTCTCGCTCGCCTCGGCCCTGCCCGACGACGAGATCACGCAGGCCGCGGCGACCGCCGCCGCCAGCTCGCGGCTGACCCCGGCCTCGCCCAAGTGGGGCGACGTCGAGGCGCAGAAGGTCATCCAGGACGCGCTCGTGCAGATCGCGCAGGGCGGTGACGTCACCGAGATCGCCGAGGAGCTCGACGCGACCATCGAGTCGATCCTCAACGGCTGA
- a CDS encoding carbohydrate ABC transporter permease — protein MSLAPAAPAPAATSRGRGSAAPVALRRPPLRRRAATWGWGVVAVLVSAAFAFPVYWMVNTSLLPTSEIIGPRLHLWPDELTLRNYGTAIFQQERSPFLPALGNSLTVTFGVLVAAMLFAFVGALAVTRFRFRGRRAFVLSILVVQMIPAEAMMISVFQLVDGWRLLNTALGLGVVYLAGVLPFTIWTLRGFVAGVPVELEEAAMIDGCSRGRAFWAITFPLLAPGLVATGVFAFLQAWNEFVMALIIMQRPESMTLPVWLRTFQQATRATDWGALMAGSVLVAVPVIVFFLLVQGRMTGGLVSGAVKG, from the coding sequence GTGAGCCTCGCACCTGCCGCGCCGGCACCCGCGGCCACGTCGCGCGGCCGCGGGTCGGCCGCACCGGTCGCGCTGCGCCGGCCGCCGCTGCGCCGCCGTGCCGCGACCTGGGGGTGGGGCGTCGTCGCCGTCCTCGTCTCGGCGGCCTTCGCCTTCCCGGTGTACTGGATGGTCAACACCTCGCTGCTGCCGACGAGCGAGATCATCGGCCCGCGCCTGCACCTGTGGCCCGACGAGCTGACGCTGCGCAACTACGGGACCGCGATCTTCCAGCAGGAGCGGTCGCCGTTCCTCCCGGCGCTCGGCAACTCCCTGACGGTCACCTTCGGCGTGCTCGTCGCCGCCATGCTGTTCGCGTTCGTCGGTGCGCTGGCCGTCACCCGGTTCCGGTTCCGGGGGCGGCGGGCGTTCGTGCTGTCGATCCTCGTCGTCCAGATGATCCCGGCCGAGGCCATGATGATCTCGGTCTTCCAGCTCGTCGACGGCTGGCGGCTGCTGAACACGGCGCTCGGCCTCGGCGTGGTGTACCTCGCCGGGGTGCTGCCCTTCACGATCTGGACGCTGCGCGGGTTCGTCGCGGGCGTGCCGGTCGAGCTCGAGGAGGCCGCGATGATCGACGGGTGCTCGCGCGGCCGGGCGTTCTGGGCGATCACGTTCCCGCTGCTGGCCCCCGGGCTCGTCGCCACCGGCGTCTTCGCCTTCCTGCAGGCCTGGAACGAGTTCGTGATGGCGCTGATCATCATGCAGCGGCCCGAGTCGATGACCCTGCCCGTGTGGCTGCGGACCTTCCAGCAGGCCACCCGCGCCACCGACTGGGGCGCGCTCATGGCCGGCTCGGTGCTCGTCGCCGTCCCGGTGATCGTGTTCTTCCTGCTCGTGCAGGGTCGGATGACCGGGGGCCTGGTCTCCGGAGCGGTCAAGGGCTGA
- a CDS encoding carbohydrate ABC transporter permease, with product MSSTALAAPPGAAPTPRASRAIGTGRLLPWLLLAPSLAALLVVTGYPLVRMLWLSVHEYERAQLMGVPAEFVGLENYTSTLTDARFWDVTARSFGLMLTCVVATITVGTLVALLLVRLGRVMRLVLSVGLLLAWAMPPLAAMLVWGWIFDTQYGVVNHLLTSATGESWMGHSWLIDPLQFFAVASLVIVWGAVPFVAFTLYAGLTQIPGEVLEAAQLDGASGPARFFRIQVPFVRAIYTVLIVLSMIWDLKVFTQIFVLQGIGGIKAETSTLGVYIYEMGMAQGHYGAASAIAVLFTIIMLVISAYYVRATIKDEGEL from the coding sequence ATGAGCTCCACCGCACTGGCCGCGCCCCCGGGCGCCGCCCCCACGCCGCGCGCGTCGCGCGCGATCGGCACCGGACGTCTGCTGCCCTGGCTCCTGCTGGCACCCAGCCTCGCGGCGCTCCTCGTCGTCACCGGGTACCCGCTGGTGCGCATGCTCTGGCTCTCGGTCCACGAGTACGAGCGCGCCCAGCTCATGGGCGTCCCGGCCGAGTTCGTCGGCCTCGAGAACTACACCAGCACCCTGACCGACGCCCGGTTCTGGGACGTCACGGCCCGCAGCTTCGGCCTGATGCTCACCTGCGTCGTCGCCACGATCACCGTCGGGACGCTCGTCGCGCTGCTGCTCGTCCGGCTCGGGCGGGTGATGCGTCTCGTGCTGTCCGTCGGGCTGCTGCTGGCCTGGGCCATGCCGCCGCTCGCCGCGATGCTCGTCTGGGGCTGGATCTTCGACACCCAGTACGGCGTCGTGAACCACCTGCTCACGTCCGCCACCGGGGAGAGCTGGATGGGCCACTCCTGGCTCATCGACCCCCTGCAGTTCTTCGCCGTCGCGAGCCTCGTCATCGTCTGGGGTGCCGTCCCGTTCGTGGCGTTCACGCTCTACGCCGGTCTGACGCAGATCCCCGGCGAGGTCCTCGAGGCCGCCCAGCTGGACGGTGCGAGCGGGCCGGCGCGGTTCTTCCGCATCCAGGTGCCGTTCGTGCGGGCGATCTACACGGTGCTGATCGTGCTGTCGATGATCTGGGACCTCAAGGTCTTCACGCAGATCTTCGTGCTGCAGGGCATCGGCGGGATCAAGGCCGAGACGAGCACGCTCGGCGTCTACATCTACGAGATGGGCATGGCCCAGGGCCACTACGGGGCCGCCAGCGCCATCGCCGTGCTCTTCACCATCATCATGCTCGTGATCTCGGCGTACTACGTGCGCGCGACGATCAAGGACGAGGGGGAGCTGTGA
- a CDS encoding DEAD/DEAH box helicase, with protein sequence MSAARRPASLPTPTHTPQHPSSSAASQLPPAFPARAPWGAAGSLRAWQAEAIEQYRTRAPRDFLAVATPGAGKTTFALRIATELLEARVVRRVTVVAPTEHLKKQWADAAARVGIRLDPRFTNAQGRHGAGYDGVAVTYAQVASKPALHAARTGAEPTLVILDEVHHGGDALSWGDAVREAFEGATRRLALTGTPFRSDTAPIPFVQYAPDGQGIRRSVADYTYGYGEALRDHVVRPVIFLSYSGSMRWRTKAGDEIAARLGEPLTKDMTAQAWRTALNPEGEWIPSVLQAADRRLTEVRRAVPDAGAMVIATDQTDARAYAGHLARITGTSPTVVLSDDDGASDRIEEFAASDSRWLVAVRMVSEGVDVPRLAVGVYATSTSTPLFFAQAVGRFVRARRRGETASVFLPSVPTLLELASTMEVERDHALDRPTKEGDDLEASLLLDAQTERRTADAVGADGVVGAFQALEAQASFDRVLFDGGEFGTGAEVGSDEELDFLGLPGLLDADQVTTLLRQRQADQQGARRAAQQPPPKPEMDHRQQAALRKELAQLVGAWARRSGQPHATVHAELRRRCGGPEVALAAPDEIQQRVDMLRGWFVGRR encoded by the coding sequence GTGAGCGCGGCACGCCGCCCCGCGTCCCTGCCCACCCCCACCCACACGCCGCAGCACCCGTCGTCGTCGGCGGCGTCGCAGCTGCCGCCGGCGTTCCCGGCGCGTGCGCCCTGGGGTGCGGCTGGGAGCCTGCGGGCCTGGCAGGCGGAGGCCATCGAGCAGTACCGCACGCGCGCCCCGCGCGACTTCCTCGCGGTCGCCACCCCGGGCGCGGGCAAGACGACGTTCGCGCTGCGCATCGCCACCGAGCTCCTCGAGGCCCGGGTGGTGCGCCGCGTCACCGTCGTGGCCCCGACGGAGCACCTGAAGAAGCAGTGGGCGGACGCCGCGGCCCGGGTGGGCATCCGCCTGGACCCGCGGTTCACCAACGCCCAGGGGCGGCACGGCGCGGGGTACGACGGCGTCGCGGTGACGTACGCGCAGGTGGCGAGCAAGCCGGCGCTGCACGCGGCGCGCACCGGTGCCGAGCCGACGCTGGTGATCCTCGACGAGGTGCACCACGGCGGCGACGCGCTCTCGTGGGGCGACGCGGTCCGGGAGGCGTTCGAGGGGGCGACGCGCCGGCTCGCGCTGACGGGGACGCCGTTCCGCTCGGACACCGCCCCGATCCCGTTCGTGCAGTACGCGCCGGACGGCCAGGGCATCCGGCGCTCCGTGGCGGACTACACCTACGGCTACGGCGAGGCGCTGCGGGACCACGTCGTGCGTCCGGTGATCTTCCTGTCCTACTCGGGCTCGATGCGCTGGCGGACCAAGGCGGGCGACGAGATCGCCGCGCGGCTGGGCGAGCCGCTGACCAAGGACATGACGGCGCAGGCGTGGCGCACGGCGCTCAACCCCGAGGGGGAGTGGATCCCGTCGGTGCTGCAGGCCGCGGACCGGCGGCTGACGGAGGTCCGGCGGGCGGTGCCCGACGCGGGTGCCATGGTCATCGCGACCGACCAGACCGACGCGCGCGCCTACGCCGGCCACCTGGCCCGGATCACGGGCACGTCCCCGACGGTCGTGCTGTCGGACGACGACGGGGCCAGCGACCGGATCGAGGAGTTCGCCGCGAGCGACTCGCGCTGGCTCGTGGCGGTCCGGATGGTGTCCGAGGGTGTGGACGTGCCGCGCCTGGCCGTGGGCGTGTACGCCACGAGCACGTCGACGCCCCTGTTCTTCGCGCAGGCGGTCGGACGCTTCGTCCGGGCGCGGCGGCGCGGGGAGACGGCGTCGGTGTTCCTGCCGAGCGTGCCCACGCTGCTCGAGCTGGCCTCGACGATGGAGGTCGAGCGCGACCACGCGCTGGACCGCCCGACGAAGGAGGGCGACGACCTCGAGGCGTCGCTGCTGCTCGACGCGCAGACCGAGCGGCGCACGGCCGACGCGGTGGGTGCGGACGGCGTGGTGGGGGCGTTCCAGGCGCTCGAGGCGCAGGCCTCGTTCGACCGCGTGCTGTTCGACGGCGGCGAGTTCGGCACGGGCGCCGAGGTCGGCTCGGACGAGGAGCTGGACTTCCTCGGCCTGCCGGGCCTGCTGGACGCCGACCAGGTGACGACGCTGCTGCGCCAGCGCCAGGCCGACCAGCAGGGCGCGCGCCGGGCGGCGCAGCAGCCGCCGCCGAAGCCGGAGATGGACCACCGCCAGCAGGCGGCGCTGCGCAAGGAGCTGGCCCAGCTGGTGGGCGCGTGGGCGCGGCGCAGCGGTCAGCCGCACGCGACCGTGCACGCCGAGCTGCGCCGCCGGTGCGGTGGCCCGGAGGTCGCGCTGGCGGCGCCGGACGAGATCCAGCAGCGGGTCGACATGCTGCGGGGCTGGTTCGTCGGGCGCCGCTGA
- a CDS encoding ROK family protein has product MRTTTLADEGAPAAPAAVAPGWSVGVDIGGTKVLAALLDPHATLVGTHRAPTVPGPDGLVDAVATAVRTLAADHGVPPAALVGVGVGVPGVVDPVTGSVEHAVNVGVTHRFALAEAVAEVLGLPGRVHLENDLNVAVLGAEHAVPAPPGTGRDLAFLALGTGVAAGLLLDGRLRRGAHRAAGEVGHLTLVPDGLPCKCGQRGCVEQYASGSALDAAWPSRTGRPSPVEVFEAAAAGDAQARAVRDRFAWAVASAVRVLVLTCDVDRVVLGGGVARLGEPLLGAVRAVLEDESRASPFLASLRVADRLRLAPPDVPVGAVGAALVGRGEVD; this is encoded by the coding sequence ATGCGCACCACGACCCTCGCGGACGAGGGCGCGCCGGCCGCGCCCGCCGCGGTCGCCCCGGGCTGGTCCGTCGGCGTCGACATCGGCGGCACCAAGGTGCTCGCCGCGCTGCTCGACCCGCACGCCACCCTCGTCGGCACCCACCGCGCGCCCACCGTCCCCGGGCCCGACGGGCTCGTCGACGCCGTCGCCACCGCCGTCCGGACCCTCGCCGCCGACCACGGCGTGCCCCCGGCCGCGCTCGTCGGCGTCGGGGTGGGCGTGCCCGGCGTCGTCGACCCCGTCACGGGCAGCGTCGAGCACGCCGTCAACGTCGGCGTCACGCACCGGTTCGCGCTCGCGGAGGCCGTCGCCGAGGTCCTCGGCCTGCCGGGGCGCGTGCACCTGGAGAACGACCTCAACGTGGCCGTCCTGGGTGCCGAGCACGCCGTGCCCGCCCCGCCCGGGACGGGGCGCGACCTGGCGTTCCTCGCCCTGGGCACCGGCGTCGCGGCGGGTCTGCTGCTGGACGGTCGGCTGCGCCGCGGGGCGCACCGCGCCGCCGGCGAGGTCGGGCACCTGACGCTGGTGCCCGACGGGCTGCCCTGCAAGTGCGGGCAGCGCGGGTGCGTCGAGCAGTACGCGTCGGGCAGCGCGCTGGACGCCGCCTGGCCGTCCCGCACGGGCCGGCCCTCGCCCGTGGAGGTGTTCGAGGCCGCTGCGGCGGGTGACGCGCAGGCCCGCGCCGTCCGGGACCGGTTCGCCTGGGCCGTCGCCTCGGCGGTGCGGGTGCTCGTGCTGACCTGCGACGTGGACCGCGTCGTGCTGGGCGGCGGGGTCGCCCGGCTCGGCGAGCCGCTGCTCGGCGCCGTGCGCGCCGTGCTGGAGGACGAGTCGCGCGCGTCGCCGTTCCTGGCGTCGTTGCGCGTGGCCGACCGGCTGCGCCTGGCGCCGCCGGACGTGCCGGTCGGCGCCGTCGGCGCCGCCCTGGTGGGACGAGGAGAGGTGGACTGA
- a CDS encoding DUF3039 domain-containing protein, whose translation MSEPTPQPSGPDDPFGPDTRSGTSVLERTESEEQVEPGDHERFAHYVRKEKIMQSAMSGKPVVALCGKVWVPGRDPNKFPVCPVCKEIYEGLREPQDGEGGSDGAGGGGGGRGFFGFGRGKGSGSGGA comes from the coding sequence ATGAGCGAGCCGACCCCGCAGCCCTCCGGGCCCGACGACCCGTTCGGCCCGGACACCCGCTCGGGGACGTCCGTCCTCGAGCGCACGGAGTCCGAGGAGCAGGTCGAGCCTGGCGACCACGAGCGCTTCGCGCACTACGTGCGCAAGGAGAAGATCATGCAGTCCGCGATGTCCGGCAAGCCGGTCGTCGCGCTCTGCGGCAAGGTCTGGGTGCCCGGCCGCGACCCGAACAAGTTCCCGGTCTGCCCGGTCTGCAAGGAGATCTACGAGGGTCTGCGCGAGCCGCAGGACGGCGAGGGCGGCTCCGACGGGGCGGGCGGTGGCGGCGGCGGTCGCGGCTTCTTCGGCTTCGGGCGGGGCAAGGGCTCCGGCTCGGGCGGCGCGTGA